One region of Amphiprion ocellaris isolate individual 3 ecotype Okinawa chromosome 9, ASM2253959v1, whole genome shotgun sequence genomic DNA includes:
- the gsdmeb gene encoding gasdermin Eb isoform X2, which produces MFAVAARNFVEEVDHGGLLIPVSSLNDSIAPLTVVVKRTRFWFWQKHKYLPTDFNLSDLLTGDTPIKPVVVDTDFIKYTGTFGDNIQGGLDASFVRTSVNVGGKDSSKLQLSFGSLKKEEVDVQKLLRDSKDRLLDMSHSLIQQTKEKPRQLLGIVKERIVTTQPCSVIEDVQQGGQCGGSVTICGLKSSKLLLKENGSLSKDSNITMEIPINTTIAYGLIELEIKHDGHYKLCLMSNTDGGFEVDGAVMKGCVSVCRAPAHSSENNHLRQELEQLSDNFQLLSALPASTRSSLFEQITKLMQDQAALSALQNVLDHMCLGKKPNMSDVTTAESQQQSIQVILDVLEQCDQVGSGQSTSVLAALHLITSALDEMTNDCLAALGTCCSPAVLQTLELLVQTVCGDGEVPLSSAGLTEDIYEKTEHLFALSNVSLKRDGDVVKTEINQQPGHLPLVLCIAVRGLASLAHSV; this is translated from the exons ATGTTTGCCGTAGCTGCCAGAAACTTTGTGGAGGAGGTGGATCATGGAGGTTTACTGATCCCGGTGTCCAGCCTGAACGACTCGATTGCTCCTCTGACGGTGGTGGTGAAGCGCACGCGATTCTGGTTCTGGCAGAAGCACAAATATCTCCCCACTGATTTTAACCTCAGTGATCTACTAACAGGAGACACACCTATAAAGCCAG TTGTGGTCGACACAGACTTCATCAAATACACTGGGACATTCGGTGACAACATTCAAGGAGGCCTGGATGCAAGTTTCGTCCGTACCAGCGTCAACGTAGGGGGTAAAGACTCTTCAAAACTCCAGTTGTCCTTTGGAAGTTTGAAGAAAGAGGAGGTGGATGTGCAGAAGTTGCTGCGAGACTCCAAAGACAG GCTCCTGGACATGTCCCACAGTCTGATCCAGCAGACGAAGGAGAAGCCCCGACAGCTTCTGGGGATTGTGAAGGAGCGTATTGTGACCACTCAGCCCTGTTCGGTCATAGAGGACGTCCAGCAAGGTGGACAGTGTGGAGGAAGTGTCACCATCTGTGGCCTCAAGAGCTCTAAG CTTTTACTAAAGGAGAATGGGAGCTTGAGTAAAGACAGTAACATCACCATGGAGATTCCTATCAACACCACCATTGCCTATGGCCTTATAGAGCTGGAGATCAAACATGATGGACACTACA AGCTGTGTCTCATGTCAAACACCGATGGAGGTTTTGAAGTAGACGGGGCAGTTATGAAAGGATGCGTGAGTGTCTGCAGAGCTCCTGCACATTCTTCTGAAAATAACCACCTTCGACAAG aactggAACAACTCAGTGACAATTTCCAGCTGCTTTCAGCTCTCCCTGCATCTACCAGGTCGTCTCTGTTTGAGCAAATCACCAAACTTATGCAGGACCAAGCAGCCCTCAGTGCACTTCAGAATGTG CTGGACCACATGTGCCTGGGTAAGAAACCGAACATGAGTGATGTTACAACAGCGGAGTCTCAACAGCAGAGCATCCAAGTGAtcctggatgttctggagcagtGTGATCAGGTTGGGTCAGGCCAGTCCACATCTGTCCTCGCAGCCCTTCACCTCATTACCAGCGCCTTAGATG AGATGACAAACGACTGCCTGGCTGCATTGGGAACGTGCTGCAGCCCTGCAGTGTTACAGACGCTGGAGCTACTG GTGCAGACTGTCTGTGGAGATGGAGAAGTGCCTCTGAGCAGCGCAGGTCTGACAGAGGACATCTATGAAAAGACTGAACATCTGTTTGCTCTCTCTAACGTGTCCCTGAAGAGAGACGGGGACGTGGTGAAGACGGAAATAAACCAGCAGCCAGGACATCTTCCTCTGGTCCTGTGCATCGCTGTCAGGGGCCTCGCCTCATTGGCCCACAGCGTTTGA
- the gsdmeb gene encoding gasdermin Eb isoform X1, translated as MKTYIKVQSSWKMFAVAARNFVEEVDHGGLLIPVSSLNDSIAPLTVVVKRTRFWFWQKHKYLPTDFNLSDLLTGDTPIKPVVVDTDFIKYTGTFGDNIQGGLDASFVRTSVNVGGKDSSKLQLSFGSLKKEEVDVQKLLRDSKDRLLDMSHSLIQQTKEKPRQLLGIVKERIVTTQPCSVIEDVQQGGQCGGSVTICGLKSSKLLLKENGSLSKDSNITMEIPINTTIAYGLIELEIKHDGHYKLCLMSNTDGGFEVDGAVMKGCVSVCRAPAHSSENNHLRQELEQLSDNFQLLSALPASTRSSLFEQITKLMQDQAALSALQNVLDHMCLGKKPNMSDVTTAESQQQSIQVILDVLEQCDQVGSGQSTSVLAALHLITSALDEMTNDCLAALGTCCSPAVLQTLELLVQTVCGDGEVPLSSAGLTEDIYEKTEHLFALSNVSLKRDGDVVKTEINQQPGHLPLVLCIAVRGLASLAHSV; from the exons ATGAAGACATACATAAAG GTTCAATCCAGCTGGAAGATGTTTGCCGTAGCTGCCAGAAACTTTGTGGAGGAGGTGGATCATGGAGGTTTACTGATCCCGGTGTCCAGCCTGAACGACTCGATTGCTCCTCTGACGGTGGTGGTGAAGCGCACGCGATTCTGGTTCTGGCAGAAGCACAAATATCTCCCCACTGATTTTAACCTCAGTGATCTACTAACAGGAGACACACCTATAAAGCCAG TTGTGGTCGACACAGACTTCATCAAATACACTGGGACATTCGGTGACAACATTCAAGGAGGCCTGGATGCAAGTTTCGTCCGTACCAGCGTCAACGTAGGGGGTAAAGACTCTTCAAAACTCCAGTTGTCCTTTGGAAGTTTGAAGAAAGAGGAGGTGGATGTGCAGAAGTTGCTGCGAGACTCCAAAGACAG GCTCCTGGACATGTCCCACAGTCTGATCCAGCAGACGAAGGAGAAGCCCCGACAGCTTCTGGGGATTGTGAAGGAGCGTATTGTGACCACTCAGCCCTGTTCGGTCATAGAGGACGTCCAGCAAGGTGGACAGTGTGGAGGAAGTGTCACCATCTGTGGCCTCAAGAGCTCTAAG CTTTTACTAAAGGAGAATGGGAGCTTGAGTAAAGACAGTAACATCACCATGGAGATTCCTATCAACACCACCATTGCCTATGGCCTTATAGAGCTGGAGATCAAACATGATGGACACTACA AGCTGTGTCTCATGTCAAACACCGATGGAGGTTTTGAAGTAGACGGGGCAGTTATGAAAGGATGCGTGAGTGTCTGCAGAGCTCCTGCACATTCTTCTGAAAATAACCACCTTCGACAAG aactggAACAACTCAGTGACAATTTCCAGCTGCTTTCAGCTCTCCCTGCATCTACCAGGTCGTCTCTGTTTGAGCAAATCACCAAACTTATGCAGGACCAAGCAGCCCTCAGTGCACTTCAGAATGTG CTGGACCACATGTGCCTGGGTAAGAAACCGAACATGAGTGATGTTACAACAGCGGAGTCTCAACAGCAGAGCATCCAAGTGAtcctggatgttctggagcagtGTGATCAGGTTGGGTCAGGCCAGTCCACATCTGTCCTCGCAGCCCTTCACCTCATTACCAGCGCCTTAGATG AGATGACAAACGACTGCCTGGCTGCATTGGGAACGTGCTGCAGCCCTGCAGTGTTACAGACGCTGGAGCTACTG GTGCAGACTGTCTGTGGAGATGGAGAAGTGCCTCTGAGCAGCGCAGGTCTGACAGAGGACATCTATGAAAAGACTGAACATCTGTTTGCTCTCTCTAACGTGTCCCTGAAGAGAGACGGGGACGTGGTGAAGACGGAAATAAACCAGCAGCCAGGACATCTTCCTCTGGTCCTGTGCATCGCTGTCAGGGGCCTCGCCTCATTGGCCCACAGCGTTTGA